One genomic region from Haloterrigena gelatinilytica encodes:
- a CDS encoding acyl-CoA dehydrogenase family protein, translating into MDLLDDSIVPEHARDIKAEAREFAREHIEPNAQEYYQAGEYPEEILEAGQEANLVAQDIPEEWGGRGLDLPQLLALTEEFYRADAGIALTLQLASFGCELTYEYGTDEQCEEYIRPVAEGEQRSGLGVSEPDTGSDLAGMETTAEKDGDEYVINGEKYWIGNGVEADWITLYARTGDDESNPYANYSLFIVPTDTDGYEAEHIPEKMAMRASKQAHIELEDCRIPEENLIGEEGEGFWMLADFFNHGRIAVSGHGIGLAAAAIESTWEFVHDREQFGRTISDFQAVQHGLSDMLIEFESARSLTWRACEKVQNGENEGYWAALSKTNATETATSVAEQGMQFHGGRSILDERRIARVYRDVRIPVIYEGANEIQRNLIYGQAP; encoded by the coding sequence ATGGACCTACTCGACGACAGTATCGTCCCGGAGCACGCCCGCGATATCAAGGCCGAAGCCCGGGAGTTCGCGCGCGAGCACATCGAACCGAACGCACAGGAGTACTACCAGGCCGGCGAGTATCCGGAGGAGATCCTCGAGGCGGGTCAGGAGGCGAACCTCGTCGCGCAGGACATTCCCGAGGAGTGGGGCGGCCGGGGGCTCGATCTCCCGCAACTGCTGGCGCTGACCGAGGAGTTCTACCGCGCGGACGCGGGGATCGCGCTGACGCTGCAGCTGGCGAGTTTCGGCTGCGAGCTCACCTACGAGTACGGCACCGACGAGCAGTGCGAGGAGTACATCCGGCCGGTCGCCGAGGGCGAGCAGCGCTCGGGGCTGGGCGTCTCCGAACCCGACACCGGCAGCGACCTCGCGGGGATGGAGACCACGGCGGAGAAGGACGGCGACGAGTACGTGATCAACGGCGAGAAGTACTGGATCGGCAACGGCGTCGAGGCCGACTGGATCACCCTCTACGCGCGCACCGGCGACGACGAGTCGAACCCCTACGCCAACTACTCGCTCTTTATCGTCCCGACCGACACCGACGGCTACGAGGCCGAACACATCCCCGAGAAGATGGCGATGCGCGCCTCGAAACAGGCCCACATCGAACTCGAGGACTGCCGGATCCCCGAAGAGAATCTGATCGGCGAGGAGGGCGAGGGGTTCTGGATGCTCGCGGACTTCTTCAACCACGGCCGGATCGCCGTCTCCGGACACGGGATCGGCCTCGCGGCGGCGGCCATCGAGTCCACCTGGGAGTTCGTCCACGACCGCGAGCAGTTCGGCCGGACGATCAGCGACTTTCAGGCGGTCCAGCACGGCCTCTCGGACATGCTGATCGAGTTCGAGAGCGCCCGTTCGCTCACCTGGCGAGCCTGCGAGAAAGTACAAAACGGCGAGAACGAGGGCTACTGGGCGGCGCTGTCGAAGACCAACGCGACCGAGACCGCGACCTCGGTCGCCGAACAGGGGATGCAGTTCCACGGCGGGCGGTCGATCCTGGACGAGCGGCGGATCGCCCGCGTCTACCGCGACGTCCGCATTCCGGTCATCTACGAGGGAGCGAACGAGATTCAGCGCAACCTGATCTACGGACAGGCGCCGTAA
- a CDS encoding DUF4382 domain-containing protein gives MTTDPTNDDRDDEAYDPDIDRRAFIAAGGAVGATMLAGCAGDATPDDSSDAPDDEEADGSTTADAANFRLLISDRPADIGDFDRLDVSFDNARIFDGEGEESDDGETDESETDSEDAETDDEEPSEDGDDDVSTGDESGDESDANDGESDADGDESDSSDDAVERRRGFYWLDLEGATVDLTQVVGEKAVSVFEGGLSAGSYEKIELHVADVEGVVDGETVPVKVPSEKLQITHAFEVREDEPLEFVFDINVVKKGNGGYNLKPVISESGVAGEDVDVEEIDDESDGESDEDADGRGDAEENDGDTGGSGGNETNDGDADDGNESETNP, from the coding sequence ATGACGACCGATCCGACGAACGACGATCGAGACGACGAGGCGTACGACCCCGATATCGACCGCCGGGCGTTCATCGCCGCGGGCGGTGCCGTCGGCGCGACGATGCTGGCCGGCTGTGCCGGCGATGCGACGCCCGACGACTCGAGCGACGCGCCAGACGACGAGGAGGCCGACGGGTCGACGACCGCGGACGCGGCGAACTTTCGACTGCTCATCAGCGACAGACCTGCCGACATCGGCGACTTCGACCGACTCGACGTTTCGTTCGATAACGCCCGCATCTTCGACGGCGAGGGCGAGGAGTCGGACGACGGCGAGACTGACGAGTCCGAGACCGACAGCGAAGACGCCGAAACCGACGACGAGGAACCGTCCGAGGACGGCGACGACGATGTATCGACGGGTGACGAATCCGGCGACGAATCGGACGCGAACGACGGCGAATCGGACGCAGACGGTGACGAATCCGACTCGAGCGACGACGCCGTCGAGCGACGCCGCGGATTCTACTGGCTCGACCTCGAGGGCGCGACGGTCGACCTGACGCAGGTCGTCGGCGAGAAGGCCGTCTCGGTCTTCGAGGGCGGCCTCTCGGCGGGCAGCTACGAGAAGATCGAACTCCACGTCGCGGACGTCGAGGGCGTCGTCGACGGCGAGACGGTGCCCGTGAAGGTGCCGAGCGAGAAACTCCAGATCACCCACGCCTTCGAGGTTCGCGAGGACGAACCGCTCGAGTTCGTGTTCGACATCAACGTGGTCAAGAAAGGAAACGGCGGCTACAACCTGAAACCCGTTATCTCGGAGAGCGGCGTCGCTGGCGAGGACGTCGACGTCGAAGAGATCGACGACGAATCCGACGGCGAGAGCGACGAGGACGCCGACGGCCGTGGCGACGCCGAGGAGAACGACGGCGATACCGGCGGCTCCGGCGGGAACGAAACGAACGACGGCGATGCGGACGACGGCAACGAGAGCGAGACGAACCCGTAG
- a CDS encoding cupin domain-containing protein — protein sequence MTYRKVNYEDVEQVSSAMHFLSDPLETEQVGVTVARCDPGWNSKPHDHTENGHEEVYVLIEGEATVVIDGEPVAMETGDALWIPPSSTRQIRNGDAESAFVLVSAPSIAEEDGDNGEWSLSGFAG from the coding sequence ATGACCTACCGGAAGGTGAACTACGAGGACGTCGAGCAGGTCTCGAGCGCGATGCACTTCTTATCGGATCCGCTCGAGACCGAGCAGGTAGGGGTGACGGTCGCTCGCTGTGATCCCGGTTGGAACAGCAAACCCCACGACCACACGGAGAACGGCCACGAAGAGGTCTACGTGCTGATCGAGGGGGAGGCGACGGTCGTCATCGACGGCGAACCGGTCGCGATGGAGACCGGCGACGCGCTGTGGATCCCCCCGTCGTCGACCCGCCAGATCCGCAACGGCGACGCGGAGAGCGCGTTCGTGCTCGTCAGCGCCCCGAGTATCGCCGAGGAAGACGGCGACAACGGGGAGTGGTCGCTTTCGGGCTTCGCCGGCTGA
- the nikR gene encoding nickel-responsive transcriptional regulator NikR — protein sequence MAVVSVSMPDELLERLDQFADEHGYTGRSEVVREASRNLLGEFEDTRLEERDLMGIVTVLFDYETTSVEEQMMHLRHEHEDLVASNFHSHVGDHYCMELFVLEGELEDISTFVGKIRATKDALTVDYSVIPVDDFDPFAQGN from the coding sequence ATGGCAGTCGTCAGCGTCTCGATGCCCGACGAGCTCCTCGAGCGACTCGATCAGTTCGCGGACGAACACGGCTACACCGGCCGGAGCGAGGTCGTCCGGGAGGCCTCGCGGAACCTCCTCGGCGAGTTCGAGGACACCCGTCTCGAGGAGCGCGATCTGATGGGGATCGTCACCGTCCTCTTCGACTACGAAACGACCAGCGTCGAGGAACAGATGATGCACCTGCGCCACGAACACGAGGACCTCGTCGCCTCGAACTTCCACAGCCACGTCGGCGACCACTACTGTATGGAACTGTTCGTCCTCGAGGGCGAACTCGAGGACATCTCGACGTTCGTCGGCAAGATCCGCGCGACCAAGGACGCGCTGACGGTCGACTACTCGGTAATTCCCGTCGACGATTTCGATCCGTTCGCACAGGGCAACTGA
- a CDS encoding creatininase family protein, which translates to MYLANRSWPELGDYVADESLAVVPLGSTEQHGPHLPEGTDHMIAEALAREATDRTGYLCTPPIPIGVSSHHRQFPGTMWVEAPIFRDYVESLSRNLTYHGIDRIVYVNAHGGNVAHLREVGRRLHDDGTAYAIEWMWDESIPELIEEVFETPGPHGGPKETAMIMHIANELVREDRLEDARDGGAVFDYDAERVHGATTFYDCIENSPNGVFGDQTDATPEIGEELFEAATEQLVALLEWLDEQPIEELMPEPQLEPGPGHRR; encoded by the coding sequence ATGTACCTCGCCAACCGGAGTTGGCCGGAACTCGGCGACTACGTCGCGGACGAGTCGTTAGCGGTCGTCCCGCTGGGCTCGACCGAGCAGCACGGCCCGCACCTCCCCGAAGGAACGGACCACATGATCGCCGAGGCGCTGGCCCGCGAAGCGACCGATCGAACCGGGTACCTCTGTACGCCGCCGATCCCGATCGGCGTCAGCTCCCACCACCGGCAGTTCCCCGGGACGATGTGGGTCGAGGCGCCGATCTTCCGGGACTACGTGGAGAGCCTCTCGCGAAACCTCACCTACCACGGCATCGACCGCATCGTCTACGTCAACGCCCACGGCGGCAACGTCGCCCACCTCCGGGAGGTCGGTCGGCGGCTCCACGACGACGGCACCGCCTACGCCATCGAGTGGATGTGGGACGAGTCCATCCCCGAACTGATCGAGGAGGTCTTCGAGACCCCCGGCCCCCACGGCGGTCCCAAGGAGACGGCGATGATCATGCACATCGCGAACGAACTCGTCCGCGAGGACCGCCTCGAGGACGCCCGCGACGGCGGCGCGGTCTTCGACTACGACGCCGAGCGCGTACACGGCGCGACCACGTTCTACGACTGCATCGAGAACAGCCCCAACGGCGTCTTCGGCGACCAGACCGACGCGACTCCCGAAATCGGCGAAGAGCTGTTCGAGGCCGCGACCGAGCAACTGGTGGCGCTGCTCGAGTGGCTCGACGAGCAGCCGATCGAGGAGCTCATGCCGGAACCGCAGCTGGAACCGGGACCCGGTCACCGCAGATAG
- a CDS encoding mechanosensitive ion channel family protein, protein MVQPQLAQQGQVPDWLQDPIAELVTFLPRLIGALVILFIGWIIGRVAARAVRSLADGIELDRMVLETPLGRILGGTERAVSSAFGSLAKWFVYALAILAAANALAIQLLSEWIATAVSYLPAFIAGLLVIVIGFVVADFVGDIIERTRAAAETVYGNWFANGARMFLYFTAIVIGLDTMGIDVSILYVFARALAWGLAAAVAIGAGVAFGWGGKDYVAENIGRWMGRTATVAPDEEGSSGGRSTGSDRSTGGQSRRSDRDPGSEPGPTDDD, encoded by the coding sequence ATGGTTCAACCGCAACTCGCCCAGCAAGGACAGGTCCCCGATTGGTTACAGGATCCGATCGCGGAACTCGTCACGTTCCTTCCGCGGCTGATCGGCGCGCTGGTGATCCTCTTCATCGGCTGGATTATCGGTCGCGTCGCCGCGCGCGCCGTTCGAAGCCTCGCCGACGGGATCGAACTCGACAGGATGGTCCTCGAGACGCCGCTGGGGCGCATCCTCGGCGGGACGGAACGGGCCGTCTCCAGCGCCTTCGGCTCGCTCGCGAAGTGGTTCGTCTACGCCCTGGCCATCCTCGCGGCCGCCAACGCCCTCGCGATCCAGTTGCTGTCGGAGTGGATCGCGACGGCCGTCTCGTACCTACCGGCCTTCATCGCCGGACTGCTCGTCATCGTCATCGGCTTCGTCGTCGCCGACTTCGTCGGTGACATCATCGAGCGGACGCGAGCGGCGGCCGAGACGGTCTACGGGAACTGGTTCGCCAACGGCGCCCGCATGTTCCTCTACTTCACCGCGATCGTCATCGGGCTCGACACGATGGGGATCGACGTCAGCATCCTCTACGTCTTCGCGCGAGCGCTCGCGTGGGGTCTCGCCGCGGCGGTCGCCATCGGCGCCGGCGTCGCCTTCGGCTGGGGCGGCAAGGACTACGTCGCCGAGAACATCGGTCGCTGGATGGGACGCACCGCCACCGTCGCGCCCGACGAAGAGGGCTCGAGCGGGGGCCGCTCGACCGGAAGCGATCGGTCCACCGGCGGTCAGTCTCGCCGCTCCGATCGGGACCCCGGCTCCGAGCCCGGACCGACCGACGACGACTGA
- a CDS encoding DUF1467 domain-containing protein: MKRSFASRPGSLLVGSVALVAVGVASNIGLDSPYRLFPSLLLMALGVAGVATQVRDDSDAQLRLAAKRWWVVAFVAFLPYALVAAPESDSAAAVADGLAAPPIPLVLESISGAVVCCAVAVTVLYGFASYGVHPGRPSPEERVLADGGDD; encoded by the coding sequence ATGAAACGATCGTTCGCGTCACGCCCCGGTTCGTTGCTCGTCGGGTCCGTCGCGCTCGTCGCCGTCGGCGTCGCGAGTAATATCGGGTTGGACTCGCCGTACCGGTTGTTCCCCTCCCTGCTCCTGATGGCGCTCGGCGTCGCCGGCGTCGCGACCCAGGTCCGCGACGACAGCGACGCTCAACTTCGCCTGGCGGCGAAGCGCTGGTGGGTCGTCGCGTTCGTCGCGTTTCTCCCCTACGCGCTGGTCGCGGCCCCCGAAAGCGATTCGGCGGCGGCCGTCGCCGACGGACTCGCCGCCCCGCCGATCCCGCTCGTCCTCGAGTCGATCTCCGGCGCGGTCGTCTGCTGTGCGGTGGCGGTGACGGTGCTGTACGGCTTCGCCAGCTACGGCGTCCATCCCGGCCGACCCTCGCCCGAGGAACGCGTTCTCGCGGACGGCGGAGACGACTAG
- a CDS encoding O-methyltransferase: MVDVLSDDIGRFVRAVGPNPDETLREMGDYAREEGFPYVGPEVGATLRLLARLTDAERIFEFGSGYGYSAYWMAEALPDDGEIVLTEVDEDELELARDYMREGGYDDRARYELGDALETIDDYDGPFDVVLIDCQKHRYRDAFEAVREKLSPGGVVVADNAITAAPMDFDQLLALVEGEDPGDVDEHTQGIADYLERVTDDPDFETIALPLGEGIAISYRLE, encoded by the coding sequence ATGGTCGACGTGCTTTCGGACGACATCGGTCGCTTCGTTCGTGCGGTCGGGCCGAACCCGGACGAAACGTTGCGCGAGATGGGCGACTACGCCCGCGAGGAGGGGTTCCCATACGTGGGCCCCGAGGTCGGCGCCACCCTCCGCCTGCTCGCCCGCCTGACCGACGCCGAGCGGATCTTCGAGTTCGGTTCCGGCTACGGCTACTCGGCCTACTGGATGGCCGAGGCGCTTCCCGACGACGGCGAGATCGTCCTCACCGAGGTCGACGAAGACGAACTCGAGCTGGCCCGCGACTACATGCGCGAGGGCGGCTACGACGACCGCGCGCGGTACGAACTGGGCGACGCGCTCGAGACGATCGACGACTACGACGGCCCGTTCGACGTCGTCCTGATCGACTGCCAGAAACACCGCTACCGCGACGCGTTCGAGGCCGTCCGCGAGAAGCTGTCGCCGGGCGGCGTCGTCGTCGCGGACAACGCGATCACCGCGGCCCCGATGGACTTCGACCAACTGCTCGCGCTCGTCGAGGGCGAGGATCCCGGCGACGTCGACGAGCACACGCAGGGGATCGCCGACTACCTCGAGCGGGTAACCGATGACCCCGACTTCGAGACGATCGCGCTGCCGCTGGGCGAGGGGATCGCGATCAGCTACCGGCTCGAGTGA
- a CDS encoding LysE family transporter: protein MTVLTTALAGVVFGLALAAPPGPMNAIIAEESVIRGRIAGFRAGLGAMSADALFFVLTLAGAVAVIDRYPAARPALYLAGGLLMLYFAVGAVEEARSATTFTGGREDGSSGFRKTFVLSLTNPYQIGFWLTVGVGLLQPGTLDVLSHVPAAGSALEGVLVVETGSPALLTGFFAGIALWIVVYPVTLDAVGRRVDAFAPVVAALSAVVLVGFGLVFLAIGTLRVV, encoded by the coding sequence GTGACCGTCCTCACGACGGCGCTCGCGGGCGTGGTCTTCGGGCTCGCGCTCGCCGCGCCACCGGGACCGATGAACGCGATTATCGCCGAGGAGAGCGTCATCCGCGGCCGGATCGCCGGCTTCCGGGCCGGGCTGGGCGCGATGAGCGCGGACGCGCTGTTCTTCGTCCTGACGCTGGCCGGCGCCGTCGCGGTGATCGACCGCTATCCGGCCGCCCGGCCCGCGCTCTACCTCGCCGGCGGACTGCTGATGCTGTACTTCGCCGTGGGTGCGGTAGAAGAGGCCAGAAGCGCCACCACCTTCACCGGCGGCCGCGAGGACGGGTCGTCGGGCTTTCGCAAGACGTTCGTCCTCTCGCTGACCAACCCCTACCAGATCGGCTTCTGGCTCACCGTCGGCGTCGGCCTGCTCCAACCCGGAACGCTCGACGTCCTCTCGCACGTCCCCGCCGCCGGGTCGGCCCTCGAGGGGGTGTTGGTCGTCGAGACCGGCTCTCCCGCGCTGTTGACCGGCTTCTTCGCGGGGATCGCGCTCTGGATCGTCGTCTATCCGGTAACGCTGGACGCGGTCGGCCGTCGCGTCGACGCTTTCGCGCCCGTCGTCGCGGCGTTGAGCGCCGTCGTCCTCGTCGGGTTCGGGCTGGTCTTCTTGGCGATCGGAACGCTGCGAGTCGTCTGA
- a CDS encoding DUF7332 family protein: MGRVRRTGLVVCCCLAILTVGPVVGAVQQSAAVADGSPAASQTEVDADGQASACFDAGGSEFVIGSSDGTNIWVRLHAGPLTDSGWAIGAEMIGSTGGTSIVEVVAGIQFVGDGFLDLLSSPGESVELISGFDFQLPMLEMASSGLGAGEVAGNDDGAENESEDGAANESEDGQYGDERAADSPFEMIRC; encoded by the coding sequence ATGGGACGCGTTCGCCGAACCGGCCTCGTCGTGTGTTGTTGCCTAGCTATACTGACAGTCGGGCCGGTCGTCGGGGCCGTACAGCAGTCGGCGGCCGTCGCCGACGGATCACCGGCTGCGAGCCAGACCGAGGTCGACGCCGACGGGCAGGCGTCGGCTTGCTTCGACGCCGGAGGCTCCGAGTTCGTTATCGGTTCGTCGGACGGGACGAACATCTGGGTCCGCCTCCACGCCGGGCCGCTCACCGATTCCGGCTGGGCGATCGGCGCCGAAATGATCGGCTCGACCGGGGGGACCTCGATCGTCGAGGTCGTCGCCGGGATCCAGTTCGTCGGCGACGGCTTCCTCGATCTCCTCTCGAGTCCCGGGGAGTCGGTCGAACTGATCAGCGGGTTCGACTTCCAGTTGCCGATGCTCGAGATGGCCTCGAGCGGACTCGGCGCCGGCGAGGTCGCCGGGAACGACGACGGCGCCGAAAACGAGAGCGAAGACGGTGCCGCGAACGAGAGCGAAGACGGGCAATACGGCGACGAACGGGCCGCCGACAGCCCGTTCGAGATGATTCGGTGCTGA
- a CDS encoding HD domain-containing protein, whose protein sequence is MGVEIKETRVSDAEFEEMKGFVFEYLAASVEKEEEGGRMRWYPWHSAEYRHNHILNVVELATDIAREEGADVDVTRVAALFHDVAKLETDQELHAEAGARVAREYLESRADYPESFIEQVCRAIEHHSYQGDLTDLALEAQCLIEADLLDKVGANGTALMLLRMGYEARTHMDCDEMVERVLERGYDAASRVQSDTAEGIAHRRLKRVKWFREWLEDEIAAMGD, encoded by the coding sequence GTGGGCGTCGAAATAAAAGAGACCAGGGTATCCGACGCCGAGTTCGAGGAGATGAAAGGGTTCGTCTTCGAGTATCTCGCGGCCAGCGTCGAGAAGGAAGAGGAGGGCGGTCGGATGCGCTGGTACCCGTGGCACTCGGCGGAGTACCGACACAACCACATCCTCAACGTGGTCGAACTCGCGACGGATATCGCGCGCGAGGAGGGCGCCGACGTCGACGTCACCCGCGTCGCCGCGCTCTTTCACGACGTCGCCAAACTCGAGACCGATCAGGAGCTCCACGCCGAGGCCGGCGCGCGCGTCGCCCGTGAGTACCTCGAGTCCCGCGCGGACTACCCCGAATCGTTCATCGAGCAGGTCTGTCGGGCCATCGAACACCACTCCTACCAGGGCGACCTGACCGATCTCGCGCTCGAGGCCCAGTGTCTCATCGAGGCCGACCTGCTCGACAAGGTCGGCGCCAACGGCACCGCCCTGATGCTGTTGCGGATGGGCTACGAGGCGCGGACCCACATGGACTGCGACGAGATGGTCGAGCGCGTCCTCGAGCGCGGCTACGATGCCGCCTCGCGCGTCCAGAGCGACACCGCCGAGGGGATCGCCCACCGGCGCCTCAAGCGCGTCAAGTGGTTCCGCGAGTGGCTCGAGGACGAAATCGCCGCGATGGGCGACTAG
- a CDS encoding cobalamin B12-binding domain-containing protein gives MSSEQEQESIRCLVAKVGLDGHDRGAHVIARAFRDAGFEVIYSGLHKAPEEIVQAAVQEDVDVLGISILSGAHDTLIPKIMDGLEEYGAKEDTLVLAGGVIPEEDRAELKAEGVAAIFGPGTSVEETIEFVRENAPER, from the coding sequence ATGAGCAGCGAACAGGAACAGGAGTCGATCCGGTGTCTCGTCGCCAAAGTCGGTCTCGACGGCCACGATCGGGGGGCCCACGTCATCGCGCGGGCGTTCCGCGACGCCGGCTTCGAGGTTATTTACTCCGGGCTGCACAAGGCGCCCGAGGAGATCGTTCAGGCGGCCGTCCAGGAGGACGTCGACGTGCTCGGAATTTCCATCCTCTCGGGGGCCCACGACACGCTCATCCCGAAGATCATGGACGGACTCGAAGAGTACGGCGCCAAGGAGGACACGCTCGTGCTGGCCGGCGGCGTCATCCCCGAGGAGGACCGCGCCGAACTGAAGGCGGAGGGCGTCGCGGCCATCTTCGGCCCCGGGACGTCGGTCGAGGAGACCATCGAGTTCGTCCGCGAGAACGCCCCCGAGCGATGA
- the meaB gene encoding methylmalonyl Co-A mutase-associated GTPase MeaB, translating to MNADEELLEDLLAGEHRALARVISKIENRSSGYRDLVSELYAHTGDADVIGVTGSPGAGKSTLVDKLAETYRDRGETVGVIAIDPSSPFTGGAVLGDRIRMASTVGDMDVFVRSMSARGTLGGLSTATADAVKAMDAFGKDKIIIETVGAGQNEIDIVRTADTVAVLVPPGSGDEIQTLKAGILEIADVFVVNKADRDGADRTVQELRDMIQLDEGGGMAGGGGHHSQEVIDAHDDWDPEDDVDDADADAETWTTPIVETVATRGEGVDDLLEAFADHRQYLVDSGEHAEQVRGRYAEEIRTLLREDVHAMLEDRLAAAGGVDDLAEAVRQGETDPYSIADDVLAPVETCLEDLEIDDG from the coding sequence ATGAACGCGGACGAGGAGTTACTCGAGGACCTGCTCGCGGGGGAACACCGCGCGCTGGCTCGAGTCATCTCGAAGATCGAGAACCGGTCGTCGGGCTACCGGGACCTCGTCTCCGAACTGTACGCCCACACCGGCGACGCCGACGTGATCGGCGTCACGGGCAGCCCCGGCGCGGGGAAGTCGACGCTGGTCGACAAACTCGCGGAGACCTACCGCGACCGCGGCGAGACGGTCGGCGTCATCGCGATCGACCCCTCCTCGCCGTTCACGGGCGGCGCGGTGCTCGGCGACCGCATCCGGATGGCCTCGACCGTCGGCGACATGGACGTCTTCGTCCGCTCGATGAGCGCCCGCGGGACGCTGGGCGGGCTGTCGACCGCCACCGCGGACGCCGTCAAGGCGATGGACGCCTTCGGCAAGGACAAGATCATCATCGAGACCGTCGGCGCCGGCCAGAACGAGATCGACATCGTCCGCACCGCCGACACCGTTGCCGTCCTCGTCCCGCCCGGCTCGGGCGACGAGATCCAGACGCTGAAGGCGGGGATCCTCGAGATCGCGGACGTCTTCGTGGTCAACAAGGCCGACCGCGACGGCGCCGACCGGACCGTCCAGGAGCTGCGCGATATGATCCAGCTCGACGAGGGCGGCGGCATGGCCGGCGGGGGCGGCCACCACAGCCAGGAGGTCATCGACGCCCACGACGACTGGGATCCCGAGGACGACGTCGACGACGCCGACGCCGATGCCGAGACGTGGACCACCCCCATCGTCGAGACCGTCGCCACGCGCGGCGAGGGGGTCGACGACCTCCTCGAGGCGTTCGCCGACCACCGGCAGTACCTCGTTGACTCCGGCGAGCACGCCGAACAGGTCCGCGGCCGCTACGCCGAGGAGATCCGCACACTGCTGCGCGAGGACGTCCACGCCATGCTCGAGGACCGACTCGCGGCCGCCGGGGGCGTCGACGACCTCGCCGAGGCGGTCCGGCAGGGCGAGACCGATCCCTACTCCATCGCCGACGACGTGCTGGCCCCCGTCGAGACCTGTCTCGAGGACCTCGAGATCGACGACGGCTGA
- a CDS encoding alpha/beta fold hydrolase, whose translation MKARTVLGAAVGTVGAAVLGNRLLENRAGDLENPLVGIERTYRWRGIETRYTVAGDPNDPDLLLCHGIYAGASSHEFRPIVERLAEDYHVIAVDLPGFGRSERPPLVYSATLYAEFLRDFADEVTDEPIVVASSLTGAFAVGAAAETESSDRDDFEQLVLICPTDETADERPWVRTLVRSPVVGTTLYNLLASKPSIRYFYDRDGYYDSDRIDDETVDYAWRSAHQPGARYAPASFSSGTLDPDFDLQTELAGLETPTTLVWGRDADLVPLREGRDLAEAADTDLVVVDYATQLPHAEHPDKFVEYLTAELPHVDLDIGD comes from the coding sequence ATGAAAGCCCGAACAGTCCTCGGCGCAGCGGTCGGCACCGTCGGCGCAGCTGTCCTCGGCAATCGCCTCCTCGAAAACCGAGCGGGCGACCTCGAGAACCCACTCGTCGGGATCGAGCGGACGTATCGCTGGCGCGGCATCGAGACGCGCTACACCGTCGCCGGCGATCCGAACGATCCCGACCTGCTCCTCTGTCACGGGATCTACGCGGGCGCGAGCAGCCACGAGTTCCGGCCGATCGTCGAGCGACTGGCGGAGGACTACCACGTGATCGCCGTCGACCTTCCCGGGTTCGGCCGCTCCGAGCGACCGCCGCTGGTCTACTCGGCGACGCTCTACGCCGAGTTCCTCCGCGACTTCGCCGACGAGGTGACCGACGAACCGATCGTCGTCGCCTCCTCGCTGACCGGCGCCTTCGCCGTCGGGGCCGCCGCGGAGACCGAATCCTCCGACCGGGACGACTTCGAACAGCTCGTGTTGATCTGCCCGACCGACGAGACCGCCGACGAACGGCCGTGGGTTCGGACTCTCGTTCGATCGCCCGTCGTCGGGACGACGCTCTACAACCTGCTGGCGAGCAAACCCTCGATTCGCTACTTCTACGACCGCGACGGCTACTACGATTCCGACCGGATCGACGACGAGACGGTCGACTACGCGTGGCGGAGCGCCCACCAGCCCGGCGCCCGCTACGCGCCCGCCTCGTTCAGCAGCGGCACCCTCGACCCCGACTTCGACCTGCAGACCGAACTGGCCGGCCTCGAGACTCCGACCACGCTCGTCTGGGGTCGCGACGCCGATCTCGTGCCGCTGCGCGAGGGCCGGGACCTCGCCGAGGCCGCCGACACCGACCTCGTCGTCGTCGACTACGCGACGCAACTGCCCCACGCCGAGCACCCCGACAAGTTCGTCGAGTATCTGACCGCTGAACTGCCACACGTCGACCTCGATATCGGGGATTAA